A portion of the Bubalus kerabau isolate K-KA32 ecotype Philippines breed swamp buffalo chromosome 1, PCC_UOA_SB_1v2, whole genome shotgun sequence genome contains these proteins:
- the LOC129642183 gene encoding olfactory receptor 2T3-like, with amino-acid sequence MYSENQTSQNQTLNTDFILVGLFGETKHTLLLYSATFIFFLMALVGNTLLIILVHLEPRLHTPMYFFISQLSLMDLMYISVTVPKMLLGQVTGDHTISPSGCGIQMFFYLTLAGAEFFLLSAMAYDRYAAICRPLHYPLLMNQRVCECLVSGCWFLGMVDGLLLTPITMSFPFCHSRKILSFFCEAPALMKLSCSDISLYKMVMYLCCVLMLLIPTVVISSSYALILHLIHRMSSSESRRKAFATCSSHMIIVLLFFGAAIYTYMLPSFYHTAEQDMMVSAFYTIITPVLNPLIYSLRNKDVTEALRSRMQSGLSLRKVVKKKA; translated from the coding sequence ATGTATTCAGAGAATCAAACTTCACAGAATCAAACGTTGAATACTGATTTCATCCTTGTGGGGCTCTTTGGTGAAACCAAACACACCCTCCTCCTCTACAGTGCAACCTTCATCTTCTTCCTGATGGCCCTAGTTGGGAACACCCTCCTCATCATCCTCGTCCACCTGGAGCCCCgcctgcacacccccatgtacttcttcatcAGCCAGCTCTCCCTCATGGACCTCATGTACATATCTGTGACTGTGCCCAAGATGCTCCTGGGCCAGGTGACAGGAGATCATACAATCTCTCCCTCAGGTTGTGGGATCCAGATGTTCTTCTATCTGACGCTCGCGGGAGCTGAATTTTTTCTCCTGTCTGCCATGGCCTACGACCGATATGCTGCCATTTGCAGACCTCTCCATTATCCCCTGCTGATGAACCAGAGGGTCTGTGAATGCCTGGTGTCTGGATGCTGGTTCCTAGGAATGGTGGATGGTTTGTTGCTCACACCCATCACTATGAGCTTCCCCTTTTGTCATTCCAGAAAAATCCTGAGTTTCTTCTGTGAGGCTCCTGCCTTGATGAAGCTCTCCTGCTCTGATATCTCCCTCTACAAGATGGTAATGTACCTGTGCTGTGTTCTCATGCTCCTCATCCCCACTGTGGTCATCTCAAGCTCATATGCCCTCATCCTGCACCTCATCCACAGAATGAGTTCATCAGAGAGCCGCAGGAAAGCCTTTGCCACCTGCTCCTCTCACATGATTATAGTGCTGCTCTTCTTTGGTGCTGCGATTTACACCTACATGCTTCCTAGTTTCTACCACACAGCTGAGCAGGACATGATGGTATCAGCCTTTTATACCATCATCACCCCTGTGCTGAACCCCCTCATTTACAGCCTCCGGAATAAGGATGTCACAGAGGCTCTGAGGAGCAGGATGCAGTCAGGGCTGAGCCTAAGAAAAGTTGtaaagaagaaagcctga